A DNA window from Hydra vulgaris chromosome 13, alternate assembly HydraT2T_AEP contains the following coding sequences:
- the LOC124815520 gene encoding uncharacterized protein LOC124815520 isoform X2: MGAKTLTFIKILATFFNVQGAFAVVNKTSLFNESVLMSVENELDKTILKVNTKNSTFDFYRDYDKLLKTQHLQDILKGILNAIEKRKIPGGIAINFHLSPKLRHQTSSKLSSAHLPDYNTTQQLNYYSNSSKKTIKSLSVRNTTGPLIKIFTGPLLTSTFIKTPFINLSTNYVSRTTTIFTNSMATSLATSATLATSSTTSTTLANFTNPTTTIPYISFSTTFMSPTTNLVSSIKKTFMNSSVTTFTKLLSKHTTLLNLEKKKNAQLVFATKSFSYDNQFSSAIKKSKKKSTKNAFTISTPSGTLQQISNTLQSISNTLQSISVTLKSISNTRQPFSNTLKLIFKTEQPFLTVSNQTTLANKRMSTNTFNLNVNNNQSKMLKTKNELKSFVLLNLTKNQYENNTETHIVSNSMKSSKDNAVKPSNFVLLITLFTLIVNLKNFIS, encoded by the exons atgggtgcaaaaacattaacttttatcaaaatattggcgactttttttaatg ttcaaggCGCCTTTGCAGTGGTTAACAAAACAAGCTTATTTAACGAATCCGTCCTTATGAGCGTTGAAAATGAGCTCGACAAgactattttaaaagtaaatacaaaaa attctACCTTCGACTTTTATCGTGATtatgataaacttttaaaaactcaacATTTACAAGATATTCTAAAAGGAATTTTGAAtgcaattgaaaaaagaaaaataccgGGTGGAATTGctattaattttcatttatctCCCAAGTTACGTCATCAAACATCGTCTAAATTATCTTCAGCGCATCTACCAGACTATAATACCACtcaacaattaaattattattcaaattcttcaaaaaaaactatcaaaagtTTATCAGTGAGAAATACTACAGGacctttgataaaaatatttactggGCCTTTATTAAcatcaacttttataaaaacaccTTTTATAAACCTTTCAACAAATTATGTATCAAgaacaacaacaatttttacaaattctaTGGCAACATCATTAGCAACATCAGCAACACTAGCAACATcatcaacaacatcaacaacgcTAGCTAATTTTACAAATCCTACAACAACAATACCTTATATAAGTTTTTCAACAACATTTATGAGCCCAACAACAAATTTGGTTagctctataaaaaaaacatttatgaattCTTCAGTAACAACTTTTACAAAGTTGCTAAGCAAAcatacaactttattaaatttagaaaagaaaaaaaatgctcaatTGGTTTTTGCTACTAAAAGTTTTTCGTACGATAATCAATTTTCAAGtgctataaaaaaatcaaaaaagaaatcaacAAAAAACGCATTTACAATATCAACCCCATCAGGTACTTtgcaacaaatttcaaataccTTGCAATCAATATCAAATACCCTGCAATCAATTTCAGTTACACTAAAATCAATTTCAAATACACGACAACCATTCTCAAATAccctaaaattaattttcaaaacagaACAGCCATTTTTAACAGTAAGTAATCAGACTACATTAGCAAATAAAAGAATGTCTACTAACACATTTAACTTAAACGTAAACAACAACCAATCAAAAAtgcttaaaacaaaaaatgaactCAAATCTTTTGTGTTGTTAAATCTTACTAAAAACCAGTACGAAAATAACACTGAGACTCATATAGTAAGTAATTCAATGAAATCTTCTAAAGATAATGCTGTTAAaccttcaaattttgttttgttaataacgttatttacattaatagtaaatttaaaaaatttcatttcatag